The window AGGATGCAATTGCAAAACCTTTTACCTTTTAACCTTTTACCTTTCACCATAAAATGGGTATGATCTCAGCCTGTTTTTGTGTTTTTTTGAAAAACAAGGCACCCCTAATGATGCGACAAATGTAGAAAAATATGCGGTAGATTGTTAAATAATTGTGATTATATTTTCTTCTTGAAATTATTTCTTGTCTTGGCCAGACGGGCCTTTTTCTTTTGACACCAAAAGAAACAAAAGTGTCGGCTTAAAATTTTTCTATTAAAGGTTGTGGTTTGGCTTTAACTGTGGATTCCGAAAAATTTGTTAGGCCGATTAACGCTAACCAAAAGACATTACTTCGGCTTAACTGAATGTGAATTTTTAATTTAATCATGGTTTTGCTCTTAATAGTATTATTATCTAAGCCACCTCAACCCGACCAAAGCGAGATGCTCCCGATTTTTCATCGGAGCAGAAGTGGGGGCGGGAAGAAATGTTGCTATTAATTACTGTTTTGCTTTCCAAAAAATTACTTGCTTAAAAACTCATCAACCGCTGCTATTGCATTTTTAATTCGCTCATCGCCTAAGCCACTAATTACTTTATAGTTTGCATTCAAAGCCTTTAATTCTTTATGCCAAACATCCATAAAATACTCACGTTTATCAGGGAAATCCCGAAGTGGATCATCCTGCCAAGGCAAATCTATATCCATCAATAGATAAAAATCATAAGGGCGTTTAGGCAAAGCATCTAACACAATTTGTGGTGTTTCGCCCAACATTTCATCACTCCAAATTTTCACTGTTACAAAGGTGGTATCGCAAATAATAAATTTTTTTTCTGAAGTAACTAAAATGGCATCTTCCAAAGCAAGCTGACCATAATACATATTTATTTCATCTTGTAAAGTATAAGGCGCAACGAGATTTTCGCAATAATAACGGGCATATTCCGGAACCCAAGAAACCTTATAATGTTGAGCAAGAAGTATAGATATTGTTGATTTACCTGTGCTTTCTGGTCCAACGATAGCTATTTTTTTAATTAATTTGTTCACGATATGTTTTTCTCCAATCTATAAATCCTTTGTAAGCAATAATGATTAATACAACATATAGTAATGCGCTTAAGTTGAGGTGTTTATAAATAAATAGCGGTACATAACAACTATTAACAAATACCCAAAGCAACCAATTTTCAAGAATTTTTCTGGTAAGGAGAAATTGAGCAACAAAACTCACTGATGTACAAAAGCCATCGGCATACGGAACCGTACTATTAGTATATTTGGCCATAAACCAACCCAATAATAAGCTTAAAGCTGAGATGGCAATAATAATGAAAATCCAATTGCTTAGACTTAATTTCGATATGGGTTTTTTAACGTCTACTTTCTTTTTTATCCAGAAATACCAACCGTAAAATGCAGTAAATAAAAAATAAATTTGCAATGTCATGTCGCCGTACATGGCTTCCCGAAAAAATAAAAATCCATAAGCAATAACGCTTATAATAGATATTGGCCAATTCCAGATGTTCTCTTTAGCAGCTAAATAAATGCAGATAAAGCCTGTAATAACGGCAATCCATTCTAAAACTGTGGTCTGTTTAAATTGATCAACTAGAAATTGAAAAAAAGATAATGCCAACAACGTCATGTTCAAATGTAATAGAAAATGGCCTAAAAAAAAATCCGGCTGAGGAGGGCTCCTCTAGCCGGATAATAAACCAAACAAACTATTTATGAAGAAATCCTCTTTCGGGTAACTAAGCCGATGAGGAAGCTTTAGAACTAACTAAAGTACTTACAAAACGTAAATATGTTTAGCTTATTACAACATTATTGCCAATATTTCAATCATCACAACTTCGTGACTTAAAACTGACTCATAACCCTATATTTGATTAGAATAAAATATTTGAACCAAAAGAATTCAAAATAAATATTTCAATTGAGTTCAATTTGTGTACTGTTTTTTATAGTTTGTCGTTTAATTTTAAATCTATAACATCCTATTATTATGAAAAAGTTAATATTAATATTATCAGTTGCAGTAATTTTATGCATTAGCTTGTTCGGCTTTAAATTGATTAAATTAGGTGCTATATCAGGGAAAATTTCACCTGCAAACAATGTAGCTTCTGTTTCTTTAATCTCAGGGATTGATACTGTTAAAGCGCCAATTAATCAAGGTAGTTTTAAGTTCTCAGATTTGAAAGAAGGCGTTTATTCAATTTCCTTAAAAGCACTTCCACCATTTAAAGACACCATTATCAACAAGGTTGCAGTAAAAGATAGTGCAACTACGGATTTAGGCGAAATTAAATTGCTTCAATAGCACTAATTACCGAAGATTAGAATAAAATATCCGCGTCTTTGAATCTGTATTTTATTTTAAAAAAATCAGATTAAAATCTTTCTAAACTTGTATCTTTGCATCCCGACAGAACAGTTGGGATTTTTCTTCTTACAAGCACAAAATCTCGTTGCTTTTTTGGTTCCTAATAAGAACTAACAATTAAAATTTTAATTATTGTATTAAGCTTTACCATGCCTAAAGACACTTCCATACGCTCAGTACTTATTATCGGTTCAGGTCCAATCATTATTGGTCAAGCCTGTGAATTTGATTACTCGGGTTCTCAAGCCGCTTTATCTTTAAAAGAAGAAGGTATTTCCGTTTCAATTATTAACTCCAATCCGGCTACAATTATGACGGATAAAGTTATTGGCGACCATGTTTACCTTCGTCCTTTAACAGTTGATTCTATTGAAATCATTTTGCAAGAACATTTATCTTCTTCAGAGTTACCAAAAATTGATGCTGTTTTACCTACAATGGGTGGTCAAACTGCTTTAAATCTTTGCGTAGAAGCGTCAGAACGGGGTATTTGGGAAAAATATGGCGTTAAAGTTATTGGTGTGGATGTAGCGGCTATCGAAAAAACAGAAAACCGCGAAGCTTTCCGCCAACTAATGGTTGATATAGGTGTAGGTGTAGCACCATCTAAAATAGCCAATTCATTTTTAGAAGGCAAGGAAGCTGCACAAGAAATCGGTTATCCTTTAGTTATTCGTCCATCGTATACCTTAGGCGGCTCAGGTGGAGGTTTTGTACATAAAAAAGAAGAATTTGATGCTGCATTAAAACGTGGTTTAGAAGCTTCTCCAACTCACGAAGTTTTAGTAGAGAAAGCGGTATTAGGCTGGAAAGAATACGAGTTAGAACTTTTAAGAGATAGCAATGATAACGTAATCATTATTTGCTCTATTGAAAATTTCGATCCAATGGGCATCCATACAGGCGATTCGATTACAGTTGCTCCGGCAATGACTTTATCAGATCGTTGTTATCAGGATATGCGTAACCAGGCGATTAAAATGATGCGTGCCATCGGTACTTTTGCAGGTGGTTGTAACGTTCAATTTTCTGTTAATCCGGCAAATGACGATATTATCGCTATTGAAATTAACCCTCGTGTTTCGCGTTCATCAGCCTTAGCAAGTAAAGCAACTGGTTACCCAATCGCTAAAATTGCATCTAAACTGGCCATTGGTTATAACTTAGATGAAATTGAAAATCAAATTACAAAAACTACTTCCGCATATTTTGAGCCTACTTTAGATTACGTTATCGTAAAGATCCCTCGTTGGAATTTCGATAAGTTTAAAGGGGCTAATATGGAATTAGGCTTGCAAATGAAATCGGTTGGTGAGGTAATGGCCATTGGTCGGACTTTTATCGAAGCGCTTCAAAAAGCTTGTCAAAGTTTAGAAATAAATCGTGCAGGTTTAGGAGCTGATGGAAGACAAGTTCGCAATATTGAAGATATTATGCACGGCTTGGAGCATGCTTCATGGAACCGTCTATTTTTAATAAAAGATGCCATGACAATGGGCGTTCCGTTGGAATCTATCCGTAAAGTAACTAAAATTGATAAATGGTTTTTAAATCAAATTCAAGAACTTGTAGCTTTAGAAATTGAATTAAAAAGATATTCTTTAAATAATATCCCACAAGATTTCTTCATGACGCTTAAGCAAAAAGGATTCTCTGATATTCAGATTGCTTGGTTGCTAGGAAACGTTACGGAGGATGAGGTTTACGATCGCCGCAAGGTTTTAGGCATCAACCGTGTTTATAAAATGGTTGATACTTGTGCTGCAGAGTTTCCTGCAAAAACACCTTATTACTACTCAACTTTTGAGGAAGAAAACGAATCCATTCCAAGTAATAATAAAAAAGTTATTGTTTTAGGTTCGGGTCCGAATCGAATTGGCCAAGGGATAGAATTTGATTATTCTTGTGTACACGGATTATTAGCTGCAAAAGAATCCGGAATCGAAGCCATCATGATTAACTGTAATCCTGAGACGGTTTCTACAGATTTTAACATGGCCGATAAATTATATTTTGAGCCAGTATTTTGGGAGCATGTTCGCGAAATTATCGAGCTTGAAAAACCAATGGGCGTAATTGTTCAATTAGGCGGACAAACAGCTTTAAAGATGGCTGAAAAACTAACGGCAATTGGCGTTAAAATTATTGGTACGTCTTTCGAAAACATGGATATCGCAGAAGATCGTGGTCGTTTCTCTGACTTATTAAAAGAATTAGATATTCCTTATCCAAAATATGGTGTAGCAGAAAATGCTGAAGAAGCAATTATTGTAGCCAATGAAGTTGGTTATCCGGTTTTAGTTCGTCCAAGCTATGTTTTAGGCGGGCAAGGGATGAGCATCGTAATTAATGATGAAGATTTAGAAAAAGCCGTAGTTAAATTGCTAGGTGATTTACCAGGAAACCGCGTGTTGATTGATCACTTTTTAGATCGGGCTGAAGAAGCTGAATCTGATTCGATTTCTGATGGTGATGATGTACATATTGTGGGCATGATGGAGCATATCGAGCCTGCAGGTATTCACTCAGGCGATTCATTTGCCGTACTACCGACTTTTAGCTTGCCAGAATCGGTAACGAAATCAATGGAAGAATATTCTATTAAAATCGCAAAAGCTTTAAATGTAATCGGCTTATTAAACATTCAGTTTGCCATTAAAGATGAAAAGGTTTATGTAATTGAAGCCAACCCAAGAGCATCTCGTACCGTTCCTTTTATTGCAAAAGCTTATGATGTTCCTTACATTAACATTGCAGCGAAAATTATGTTAGGCGTTGCTAAACTGAAAGATTTTACAATTACACGTAAGTTAAAAGGTTATGCAATTAAAGAACCTGTATTTTCTTATGATAAATTCCCAGAAGTGACAAAAGAATTAGGTCCGGAAATGAAATCTACTGGAGAAGCCATTCGTTTCATTGCAGATTTGGAAGATCCTTATTTCCGTAAGCTTTACAAAGATAAATCAATGTATTTGAGTAAATAAGGCAACCTATATAAAGGGTTTTCATTTAAAATGGTCGGTGTTTCATCGACCATTTTTTTGTTAAATGAAGATTTTTAAAAAAACAATGTACCCAAGCAGATTACTTTAGTCTGTCTTTTTATTTGATCTTTAAGCGATATTTTCTTCAGCCGGAATTTCAATAGTTGAAAATTTGCAGTAAGAGGTTAAAGTCCTTTTTTAAAAATATCTCTAAACTTCGATAGCTTTTAAAACGTTAGTTAAGAATTGTCTTATTTCTAAATAAACTCCATAGGGTTCCAAAACATGTTTTTGAAATCTACTACCTTATCATTCTTTACTTCAATACCTTCTCCTCTAAGTAATTGCTCCATCAATTCTGGTGGATTAAAATGAAATTTTCCAGTAAGTAATCCAGAACTATTAACAACTCGATGTGCTGGCACATTTGGATAGGCAGAAAATGCATAACTCATAGCATGACCAACCATTCTCGATGATTTTGCAGAGCCTAAACTTTTAGCGATAGCGCCGTAAGAAGTTACCCTTCCTTCAGGAATTAGTCGGGCAATTTCGTACACCTGTTCGTAAAAGTTAGTATTCATTAATCGAATGAAAATTGAATATAATTTATGTTCTTGTCATTTAGCAAATACTTTTTTTCGTAATAAGTTTTAATAGATAAAACATCATCAACTAAATCAGAAGTATATAAATGATTAGTGTTTTTATGAACCTTAAGGCCTAATGTCGCCACTACTTCACAGGTATATGTGTAAAGTTGGTCGTTATCTGTTTTTAAGTTCACTTTTCCTCCGGGCGATAAAACCTCTTTATATTTATTTAAAAATGCGGGAAAAGTTAATCTTTTTTTCTCTCTGCTATCCTGTGGTTGCGGATCAGGAAAAGTGATCCAAATCTCATCAATTTCATGCAAATCAAAATAATCCAATAGGTTTTCTATTTGAATTCTTAAGAAAGCAACATTGTTAATTCCTTCTTCTAAAGCTGTTTTAGCCCCACGCCAAATGCGATTTCCTTTATAATCAATTCCTATAAAATTTTTTGCTGGAAATAGCTTTGCTAAGTTTACCGTATATTCACCTTTACCACAAGCAAGTTCTAAAACGACCGGATTTTCATTTTTAAAATGATCCTTGCTCCAATTTCCTTTTAACGTTTTCGCTTCCTCTAATTGATATACGTTTGCGAAATTCTCTATTTCTGCAAAACGTCTAAGTTTGTCTTTACCCAACAGTTTTTTTTTACAAATTTACAATTTTTCATAGCTCTAAAACAAATTAACAAGCACCTCATGTTATAATCGAACACTTTCTCTCATACCTCTTCTCAATTGTGAAGATAGACGTGACAACCGATAATTGGCTTTCTGCCTAATCTATTGTATTTTTGTAATCTATAAAACACATTGCTTTGGAAAAAATTGCT is drawn from Pedobacter mucosus and contains these coding sequences:
- a CDS encoding AAA family ATPase; translation: MNKLIKKIAIVGPESTGKSTISILLAQHYKVSWVPEYARYYCENLVAPYTLQDEINMYYGQLALEDAILVTSEKKFIICDTTFVTVKIWSDEMLGETPQIVLDALPKRPYDFYLLMDIDLPWQDDPLRDFPDKREYFMDVWHKELKALNANYKVISGLGDERIKNAIAAVDEFLSK
- the pnuC gene encoding nicotinamide riboside transporter PnuC, with product MTLLALSFFQFLVDQFKQTTVLEWIAVITGFICIYLAAKENIWNWPISIISVIAYGFLFFREAMYGDMTLQIYFLFTAFYGWYFWIKKKVDVKKPISKLSLSNWIFIIIAISALSLLLGWFMAKYTNSTVPYADGFCTSVSFVAQFLLTRKILENWLLWVFVNSCYVPLFIYKHLNLSALLYVVLIIIAYKGFIDWRKTYREQIN
- a CDS encoding carboxypeptidase regulatory-like domain-containing protein encodes the protein MKKLILILSVAVILCISLFGFKLIKLGAISGKISPANNVASVSLISGIDTVKAPINQGSFKFSDLKEGVYSISLKALPPFKDTIINKVAVKDSATTDLGEIKLLQ
- the carB gene encoding carbamoyl-phosphate synthase large subunit; the protein is MPKDTSIRSVLIIGSGPIIIGQACEFDYSGSQAALSLKEEGISVSIINSNPATIMTDKVIGDHVYLRPLTVDSIEIILQEHLSSSELPKIDAVLPTMGGQTALNLCVEASERGIWEKYGVKVIGVDVAAIEKTENREAFRQLMVDIGVGVAPSKIANSFLEGKEAAQEIGYPLVIRPSYTLGGSGGGFVHKKEEFDAALKRGLEASPTHEVLVEKAVLGWKEYELELLRDSNDNVIIICSIENFDPMGIHTGDSITVAPAMTLSDRCYQDMRNQAIKMMRAIGTFAGGCNVQFSVNPANDDIIAIEINPRVSRSSALASKATGYPIAKIASKLAIGYNLDEIENQITKTTSAYFEPTLDYVIVKIPRWNFDKFKGANMELGLQMKSVGEVMAIGRTFIEALQKACQSLEINRAGLGADGRQVRNIEDIMHGLEHASWNRLFLIKDAMTMGVPLESIRKVTKIDKWFLNQIQELVALEIELKRYSLNNIPQDFFMTLKQKGFSDIQIAWLLGNVTEDEVYDRRKVLGINRVYKMVDTCAAEFPAKTPYYYSTFEEENESIPSNNKKVIVLGSGPNRIGQGIEFDYSCVHGLLAAKESGIEAIMINCNPETVSTDFNMADKLYFEPVFWEHVREIIELEKPMGVIVQLGGQTALKMAEKLTAIGVKIIGTSFENMDIAEDRGRFSDLLKELDIPYPKYGVAENAEEAIIVANEVGYPVLVRPSYVLGGQGMSIVINDEDLEKAVVKLLGDLPGNRVLIDHFLDRAEEAESDSISDGDDVHIVGMMEHIEPAGIHSGDSFAVLPTFSLPESVTKSMEEYSIKIAKALNVIGLLNIQFAIKDEKVYVIEANPRASRTVPFIAKAYDVPYINIAAKIMLGVAKLKDFTITRKLKGYAIKEPVFSYDKFPEVTKELGPEMKSTGEAIRFIADLEDPYFRKLYKDKSMYLSK
- a CDS encoding MGMT family protein, with amino-acid sequence MNTNFYEQVYEIARLIPEGRVTSYGAIAKSLGSAKSSRMVGHAMSYAFSAYPNVPAHRVVNSSGLLTGKFHFNPPELMEQLLRGEGIEVKNDKVVDFKNMFWNPMEFI
- the trmB gene encoding tRNA (guanosine(46)-N7)-methyltransferase TrmB, translated to MGKDKLRRFAEIENFANVYQLEEAKTLKGNWSKDHFKNENPVVLELACGKGEYTVNLAKLFPAKNFIGIDYKGNRIWRGAKTALEEGINNVAFLRIQIENLLDYFDLHEIDEIWITFPDPQPQDSREKKRLTFPAFLNKYKEVLSPGGKVNLKTDNDQLYTYTCEVVATLGLKVHKNTNHLYTSDLVDDVLSIKTYYEKKYLLNDKNINYIQFSFD